Proteins from one Amycolatopsis endophytica genomic window:
- the hrcA gene encoding heat-inducible transcriptional repressor HrcA has product MPSSEDRRFEVLRAIVADYVSSQEPVGSKALVDRHSLGVSSATVRNDMAVLEEEGYITQPHTSAGRIPTDKGYRLFVDKLSEIKPLTQAERRAITSFLDGALDLDDVLRRSVRLLAQLTRQVAVIQYPTMSNSSLRHLEVVPLTPARLMLVIITDSGRVDQRTVDLGDVMTEENVGRIREMLNTALAGRRLTDAATRVTELPDQAPGELRDAVIRICTLLVEHLVEHPEERLVLGGTANLTRSVADFPGSLRQVLEALEEQVVVLKLLAAARNPGAVTVRIGEENEDEQMRSTSVVSIGYGKNDMLLGGMGVVGPTRMDYPGTIAAVRAVANYVGQILAGG; this is encoded by the coding sequence GTGCCCAGCTCGGAGGACCGTCGTTTCGAGGTTCTGCGCGCCATCGTCGCGGACTACGTGTCGAGCCAGGAGCCGGTGGGTTCGAAGGCGCTCGTCGACCGGCACAGCCTCGGCGTTTCCAGCGCGACGGTGCGCAACGACATGGCGGTGCTGGAGGAGGAGGGGTACATCACCCAGCCGCACACCAGCGCCGGCCGCATCCCCACCGACAAGGGGTACCGGCTCTTCGTCGACAAGCTCTCCGAGATCAAGCCGCTGACGCAGGCCGAGCGGCGTGCCATCACCAGCTTCCTCGACGGGGCGCTCGACCTCGACGATGTCCTGCGCCGGTCGGTGCGGCTGCTCGCGCAGCTGACGCGGCAGGTCGCGGTCATCCAGTATCCGACGATGTCGAACTCGTCGCTGCGGCATCTGGAAGTGGTTCCGCTCACACCGGCGCGCCTGATGCTGGTGATCATCACTGACTCCGGGCGGGTCGATCAGCGTACCGTCGACCTCGGCGACGTGATGACCGAGGAGAACGTCGGCCGCATCCGCGAGATGCTCAACACAGCGCTGGCGGGCAGGCGCCTCACCGACGCGGCCACCCGCGTCACCGAACTGCCCGACCAGGCGCCCGGCGAGCTGCGGGACGCGGTCATCCGGATCTGCACGCTGCTGGTCGAGCACCTCGTGGAGCACCCGGAGGAACGCCTGGTCCTGGGCGGGACGGCGAACCTCACCCGCAGCGTCGCCGACTTCCCCGGATCGCTGCGCCAGGTGCTGGAGGCGCTCGAGGAACAGGTCGTGGTGCTCAAGCTGCTCGCCGCCGCGCGCAACCCCGGTGCGGTCACCGTCCGCATCGGTGAAGAGAATGAGGACGAGCAGATGCGCAGCACCTCGGTGGTGTCGATCGGGTACGGCAAGAACGACATGCTGCTCGGCGGGATGGGTGTGGTCGGTCCGACGCGGATGGACTACCCCGGCACGATCGCCGCGGTGCGCGCGGTGGCCAACTACGTGGGGCAGATCCTGGCCGGCGGCTGA
- a CDS encoding CoA-acylating methylmalonate-semialdehyde dehydrogenase → MTQRISHWIDGKPWAGVADRTGEVFDPATGEVRGHVDFAGDGQVDEAVAAAARAFPGWRDTSLAARSRVLFAFRELLTERKNELAEIITAEHGKVLSDAAGEVARGIENVEYACGAPQMLKGGFSENASRGVDVYSIAQPLGVVGVIAPFNFPAMVPLWFVPNAIACGNTVVLKPSEKDPSASLLLAELFAEAGLPDGVLNVLHGDKVAVDGLLAHRDVKAISFVGSTPVARYVYENGTRHGKRVQALGGAKNHMVVLPDADLDLAADAAVSAGFGSAGERCMAVSVVVAVDPIGDELVAKIASRMGGLTVGDGRSPESEMGPLVTAAHRDRVASYVDAGVSEGASLVVDGRSPEVRGGGFWLGPTLFDRVRTDMSLYTDEIFGPVLSVVRAGSYDDALALVNASPYGNGTAIFTNDGRAARRFQNEVEVGMVGLNVPIPVPVGYYSFGGWKDSLFGDSHAYGPEGFHFFTRTKAITSRWPDPSQGGVNLGFPRNS, encoded by the coding sequence GTGACACAGCGGATCAGCCACTGGATCGACGGCAAACCGTGGGCTGGGGTCGCGGACCGGACCGGGGAGGTGTTCGACCCCGCCACCGGCGAAGTCCGCGGGCACGTGGACTTCGCCGGTGACGGGCAGGTGGACGAGGCCGTCGCGGCGGCCGCACGCGCGTTCCCCGGCTGGCGGGACACCTCGCTCGCGGCGCGCTCGCGGGTGCTGTTCGCCTTCCGCGAGCTGCTCACCGAACGCAAGAACGAGCTGGCCGAGATCATCACCGCCGAGCACGGCAAGGTGCTCTCGGACGCGGCGGGCGAGGTCGCGCGCGGCATCGAGAACGTCGAGTACGCGTGCGGCGCGCCGCAGATGCTCAAGGGCGGGTTCAGCGAGAACGCTTCCCGCGGTGTCGACGTCTACTCGATCGCGCAGCCGCTGGGCGTGGTCGGCGTGATCGCACCGTTCAACTTCCCCGCGATGGTGCCGCTGTGGTTCGTGCCCAACGCGATCGCGTGCGGCAACACCGTGGTGCTCAAGCCGAGCGAGAAGGACCCGTCGGCGTCGCTGTTGCTCGCCGAGTTGTTCGCCGAGGCCGGGCTGCCCGACGGCGTGCTCAACGTGCTGCACGGTGACAAGGTCGCGGTCGATGGGCTGCTCGCGCACCGGGACGTGAAGGCGATCTCGTTCGTCGGCTCGACACCGGTCGCGCGTTACGTCTACGAGAACGGCACGCGGCACGGCAAGCGCGTGCAGGCGCTGGGCGGGGCGAAGAACCACATGGTCGTGCTGCCCGACGCCGATCTCGACCTCGCCGCCGACGCCGCGGTGTCGGCCGGGTTCGGCTCGGCGGGGGAGCGGTGCATGGCGGTGTCCGTCGTCGTGGCGGTCGATCCCATCGGCGACGAACTCGTGGCCAAGATCGCCTCCCGCATGGGCGGTCTGACGGTCGGCGACGGACGTTCGCCGGAGTCGGAGATGGGACCGCTGGTCACGGCGGCGCACCGGGACCGCGTCGCGTCCTATGTGGACGCCGGGGTGTCCGAGGGCGCGTCGCTGGTGGTGGACGGGCGTTCGCCGGAGGTCCGGGGAGGTGGTTTCTGGCTCGGCCCCACACTGTTCGACCGGGTGCGGACGGACATGTCCCTCTACACCGACGAGATCTTCGGCCCCGTGCTGTCGGTCGTGCGCGCGGGCAGCTACGACGACGCGCTGGCACTGGTGAACGCCAGCCCCTACGGCAACGGCACGGCGATCTTCACCAACGACGGCCGCGCCGCGCGCCGGTTCCAGAACGAGGTCGAGGTCGGCATGGTCGGGCTCAACGTGCCCATCCCGGTGCCCGTCGGGTACTACTCCTTCGGCGGCTGGAAGGACTCCCTCTTCGGCGACAGCCACGCCTACGGACCGGAGGGCTTCCACTTCTTCACCCGCACGAAGGCCATCACGTCACGGTGGCCGGACCCGTCGCAGGGCGGGGTGAACCTGGGCTTCCCGCGCAACTCGTGA